A genomic window from Melospiza melodia melodia isolate bMelMel2 unplaced genomic scaffold, bMelMel2.pri scaffold_51, whole genome shotgun sequence includes:
- the KRT18 gene encoding keratin, type I cytoskeletal 18 has translation MSFSRRTVYSSSVRSGGIGTLGTAGIAPGRRFAPLGSAASVYAGAGGAGSRISVSRTLSSAGGAFGAGYGAGYGAGLGGSVLLGGSGAVANEKEAMQDLNDRLATYLEQVRRLERENRRLETQIREFMAKKGPSAHDWSPQWELVEELRDKILESTVENARTVLQIDNARLAADDFRVKFEAELAIRLSVDSDIAGLRKVLDDTNMTRLQLEGDIEALREELILLRKDHDQEVQDLRAQASQSALTVEVDAPQSQDLGKVLGELRAQYDALAQKNLEDLEKQWGQQITETTLEVTQSTKDLDMARGTVGALRRSLQTLEIDLEALRNQNMGLEAALAEAEARAGAHLAQVQLQVSAAEAELRDVRAQLQRQNEQHRELLGLKDRLEAEIATYRRLLEGGDDFSLRDALDKETTATTAGTAPTQRVVTETREVKIRTY, from the exons ATGAGCTTCTCCCGCCGCACCGTCTATTCCAGCTCCGTCCGCTCCGGCGGCATCGGGACCCTCGGGACCGCCGGGATCGCCCCCGGCCGCCGCTTCGCGCCCCTGGGCAGCGCCGCCAGCGTGTACgcgggggcggggggcgcggggtcCCGGATCTCCGTCAGCCGCACCCTGAGCAGCGCCGGGGGCGCCTTTGGGGCCGGTTATGGGGCCGGTTATGGGGCCGGCCTGGGGGGCAGCGTCCTCCTGGGGGGCTCCGGGGCCGTGGCCAACGAGAAGGAGGCGATGCAGGACCTCAACGACCGCCTGGCCACGTACCTGGAGCAGGTGCGGAGACTGGAGCGGGAGAACCGGCGCCTGGAGACCCAAATCCGGGAGTTTATGGCCAAAAAGGGACCCAGCGCCCACGACTGGAGCCCCCAGTGGGAGCTGGTAGAGGAGCTACGGGACAAG ATCCTGGAGAGCACGGTGGAGAATGCACGCACCGTGCTGCAGATTGACAACGCTCGGCTGGCGGCCGATGACTTCCGCGTCAA GTTCGAGGCAGAGCTGGCCATCCGCCTCTCGGTGGACAGCGACATCGCCGGGCTGCGCAAGGTCCTGGACGACACCAACATGACGCGGCTGCAGCTCGAGGGGGACATCGAGGCCCTGCGCGAGGAGCTGATCCTGCTGCGCAAGGACCACGACCAG GAAGTGCAGGACCTGCGGGCGCAGGCCTCGCAGTCGGCGCTGACGGTGGAGGTGGACGCTCCGCAGTCTCAGGATTTAGGGAAGGTCCTGGGAGAGCTGCGGGCTCAGTATGATGCCCTGGCCCAGAAAAATTTGGAAGACCTGGAGAAGCAGTGGGGGCAGCAG ATCACGGAGACCACCCTGGAGGTGACGCAGAGCACGAAGGACCTGGACATGGCACGAGGCACTGTTGGGGCCCTGCGTCGCTCACTGCAAACCCTCGAGATCGACCTTGAGGCCCTGCGCAACCAg AACATGGGTCTGGAGGCGGCGCTGGCCGAGGCCGAGGCGCGGGCCGGGGCTCACCTGGCGCAGGTGCAGCTCCAGGTGAGCGCGGCCGAGGCAGAGCTGCGGGACGTGCGGGCGCAGCTCCAGCGGCAGAACGAGCAGCACCGGGAGCTGCTCGGCCTCAAGGACCGCCTCGAGGCCGAGATCGCGACCTATCGGCGGCTGCTGGAGGGCGGCGACGATTTCAG CCTGAGGGATGCCCTGGACAAGGAGACCACGGCCACCACGGCAGGGACAGCGCCCACCCAGCGCGTGGTCACCGAGACCAGGGAGGTGAAGATCCGCACGTACTGA